In the genome of Phlebotomus papatasi isolate M1 chromosome 2, Ppap_2.1, whole genome shotgun sequence, one region contains:
- the LOC129801645 gene encoding uncharacterized protein LOC129801645, with amino-acid sequence MRRKLKKKAHFVDGSNFFRNKSTSEPDLSDSSPPQTSRWHKKLPHEYITVDELGFHRRRRPPEIYTRSNICLYNVSEPCLPFSALKTEYRRRFDDPPCPPPPRSPLLRRPTSLKVSEAKSMETESEHRGKFRLFLEEELSNCRQSAYKFPENLKLSGEVEYRPEYSTSYVPYSMLEVKRIIQDRPLQEITNRQCFPMSNVPSEGDKMYNPEYRSQFVEFPGIEKSHSIPQMNNIRLQGDFQGIPEYAEKFKSYESVSRSTPIRKPDNLSLRGEIEVRPEYREKFREHERSALERCQLMRKDDHLKMGGDFSKRPPEYFESFKDHNITAPPQRAKPREPFLNLKGTTEFNPEYRCRFLDFPRSRPVTRKPDSHFRLSAMPDGTYIKRFTKNPGPAPNIHSPPENLPFEALPEYRKAKTDYIIKERTPSRDRIPSAVVPRKDINDNSERRRRPSIAPKDVPSSPTFRLMVENVDDPAPARFRSPKFGRRAAGSGVEIDENSTRIRERVSVVEGNSKYTAKGKDANGNAFVVLKQPQKHSEWMKPKWYEDAS; translated from the exons gaaagcccATTTTGTCGACGGTAGCAATTTCTTCCGTAACAAATCCACATCCGAGCCGGACTTGTCGGACTCATCTCCGCCTCAGACATCGCGGTGGCATAAGAAGCTTCCGCATGAGTACATAACAGTAGATGAATTGGGCTTCCATCGTCGTCGGAGGCCTCCAGAAATTTACACAAGAAGCAATATTTGCCTCTACAACGTTTCAGAACCTTGCTTGCCATTTTCTGCCCTCAAAACGGAATATAGACGACGTTTTGACGATCCACCGTGTCCTCCACCGCCAAGATCTCCCCTTTTACGACGCCCTACATCCCTCAAAGTCAGCGAAGCGAAGTCGATGGAGACTGAGTCTGAACACAGAGGGAAGTTCAGACTATTTTTG GAAGAAGAGCTCAGTAACTGCCGACagagtgcctataaatttcctGAAAACCTCAAGCTTTCTGGAGAAGTGGAATATCGTCCAGAATATTCTACATCATACGTGCCCTATTCTATGCTCGAAGTGAAACGAATTATACAGGATCGACCACTTCAAGAGATTACAAATCGTCAGTGTTTTCCTATGTCGAATGTACCATCTGAGGGTGATAAAATGTACAATCCCGAATATAGGAGTCAGTTTGTAGAGTTCCCCGGCATCGAGAAGAGTCATTCAATACCTCAAATGAACAACATTCGTCTACAAGGTGATTTCCAGGGCATTCCAGAGTACGCTGAAAAATTCAAGAGCTATGAAAGTGTCTCTCGAAGCACTCCTATTAGGAAACCAGATAATTTAAGTCTTAGAGGAGAGATTGAGGTTCGTCCGGAGTATCGAGAAAAATTTAGGGAACATGAGAGATCCGCTTTGGAGCGATGTCAATTGATGAGGAAAGATGATCATCTGAAAATGGGTGGAGATTTTTCTAAGAGACCTCCAGAATATTTTGAAAGCTTCAAGGATCACAACATCACAGCCCCACCGCAGAGAGCCAAACCCAGGGAACCTTTCTTAAATCTTAAAGGAACAACGGAATTCAATCCAGAATACAGATGCAGATTTCTCGATTTTCCTCGCTCACGTCCTGTAACTAGGAAACCTGACTCTCATTTTCGACTCTCCGCCATGCCGGATGGAACTTATATAAAGAGATTTACTAAGAATCCTGGTCCTGCTCCAAATATTCATTCTCCACCCGAAAACCTTCCGTTTGAAGCTCTTCCAGAGTATCGTAAAGCGAAGACAGATTATATAATTAAAGAAAGAACACCTTCGCGTGATCGTATTCCATCTGCAGTTGTACCAAGAAAAGATATCAATGATAATTCTGAACGTAGGAGAAGACCATCAATTGCCCCGAAAGATGTTCCATCTTCACCAACTTTTCGATTGATGGTGGAAAATGTTGATGATCCAGCACCTGCGAGGTTTCGATCACCAAAATTTGGTAGACGAGCTGCTGGATCGGGTGTAGAAATTGATGAGAATTCCACAAGAATCCGTGAAAGAGTCAGTGTGGTGGAAGGAAATTCAAAGTACACAGCAAAGGGAAAGGATGCCAATGGTAATGCTTTTGTGGTATTGAAACAACCTCAGAAGCACAGTGAATGGATGAAGCCCAAATGGTACGAAGATGCTTCCTAA
- the LOC129801643 gene encoding paramyosin, long form gives MSTAVKSSKYSYRSTGGGSADVNIEYSADLSALSRLEDKIRLLQDDLESERELRQRIEREKADLSVQVIAMSERLEEAEGGAENQFEMNRKRDVEMTKLRKLLEDVHLESEETAHLLKKKHQEVMADFQEQLDLLTKAKVRAEKEKSKFQSEVYELLSQVETVNKEKILVVKQVEKLEVHISELNVRIEELNRTVLDITAHKTRLSSENIELVKEVQDLKVNIEAVQYSKSQVITQLEDARRRLEDEDRRRSSLEASLHQVEIELDSVRLQLEEESEARLDLERQLVKMTGEAQQWRAKYDAEAAARAEEIEELRRKYTARIQEQEEHIESLLVKLNNLEKQKSRLQSEVEVLIIDLEKSNATARELQKRVDTLERTTVELKTRLDETVLLYEGAQRDLRNKQAEITRLNHELDKVKENNNLLTRENKKLGDELHDARATIADYTRRLHEFELELRRLENERDELTAAYKEAEAGRKAEEQRAQRLASEFNSFRHEAERRIAEKDEEIESIRKQTAIEIEQLNARVVEAETKLKTEVARIKKKLQITITELEMSLDVANKTNIDLQKTIKKQSLQLTELQSSYEEMQRQLQQTLDQYAVAQRRLTSLTAEIDEVRANYDVALRGKRSAELACEEAGTRITELNNINVSLASTKAKIEQELQVIASDYEEVTRELRVSDERYQKVQVELKHTVELLHEEQERVVKIEAIKKSLEVEVKNLSIRLEEVETNAIVGSKRIISKLEARIRDLELELEEEKRRHAETIKILRKKERTVKEVMIQCEEDQKNVILLQESLEKANSKIAMFRRQLQEQEGVSQQSVTRVRRFQRELEAAEDRADVAETNLNLIRAKHRTFVTTSSVPGSQVYLVQETRTTTE, from the exons ATGTCCACAGCCGTAAAATCATCGAAATATTCCTACCGATCGACAGGAGGCGGAAGTGCCGATGTCAACATTGAATACAGTGCTGATTTAAGTGCTCTCTCTCGCCTTGAG GACAAAATTCGCCTTCTCCAGGATGACTTGGAATCTGAGAGGGAACTTCGTCAGAGG ATTGAGCGTGAAAAGGCCGACCTTAGCGTCCAGGTTATCGCTATGTCTGAGCGTCTCGAAGAAGCTGAAGGTGGTGCTGAGAATCAG TTCGAGATGAATCGCAAGCGAGATGTGGAAATGACTAAGCTTCGTAAATTGCTCGAGGATGTGCACCTGGAATCGGAAGAGACAGCCCATTTGCTGAAGAAGAAGCACCAGGAGGTCATGGCTGACTTCCAGGAACAACTTGACCTGCTGACCAAGGCTAAAGTGAG GGCAGAGAAGGAGAAATCCAAATTCCAGTCTGAAGTCTACGAACTACTTTCACAAGTCGAGACCGTAAACAAGGAGAAGATTCTCGTAGTAAAGCAAGTGGAGAAACTGGAAGTGCACATATCGGAATTGAATGTTCGCATTGAAGAGCTCAATCGCACTGTCTTGGACATTACGGCCCACAAGACTCGTCTGTCTTCTGAGAATATCGAACTGGTTAAGGAGGTGCAGGACCTTAAGGTTAACATTGAGGCCGTGCAGTACTCCAAGTCCCAAGTCATCACGCAATTGGAGGATGCTCGTCGTCGTCTTGAAGATGAAGACCGTCGTCGTTCATCCCTCGAGGCCTCACTCCATCAAGTCGAAATCGAGCTTGACAGTGTTAGGCTGCAGTTGGAAGAAGAATCTGAAGCCCGTTTGGATCTTGAGCGTCAACTGGTTAAGATGACCGGTGAAGCTCAGCAATGGCGTGCCAAGTACGACGCTGAAGCTGCTGCCCGCGCTGAAGAAATTGAGGAACTTCGCCGCAAGTACACTGCCCGCATCCAAGAGCAGGAAGAACATATCGAAAGCCTACTGGTGAAACTGAACAACCTCGAGAAACAGAAGAGTCGCCTCCAGAGCGAAGTTGAGGTTCTCATCATTGATCTGGAGAAGTCCAATGCAACTGCCAGGGAGCTTCAGAAGCGCGTTGACACCCTCGAACGCACCACCGTTGAGCTTAAGACCCGTCTCGATGAGACTGTGCTTCTGTACGAGGGAGCTCAACGCGATCTTCGTAACAAGCAAGCCGAAATTACACGTCTGAACCACGAATTGGACAAGGTTAAGGAGAACAACAACCTCTTGACCCGTGAAAACAAGAAACTAGGAG ATGAACTTCATGATGCCCGTGCCACGATTGCTGACTACACTCGTCGTCTCCACGAATTTGAGCTCGAGTTGCGTCGCTTGGAGAACGAGCGCGACGAACTCACAGCTGCTTACAAGGAAGCCGAAGCT GGCCGCAAAGCTGAAGAACAGCGTGCTCAGCGTCTTGCATCTGAGTTCAACTCCTTCCGCCATGAAGCTGAACGCCGTATTGCCGAAAAGGACGAAGAGATCGAATCTATTCG CAAGCAGACGGCCATTGAGATCGAGCAACTCAATGCACGCGTTGTTGAAGCTGAAACTAAGCTTAAGACCGAAGTTGCACGCATCAAGAAGAAGCTCCAGATCACCATTACTGAACTGGAGATGTCTCTGGATGTTGCCAATAAGACCAACATTGACCTCCAGAAGACCATCAAGAAGCAATCTCTCCAGCTTACCGAACTCCAGTCCAGCTATGAGGAGATGCAACGTCAGTTGCAGCAGACTCTTGACCAGTATGCCGTTGCTCAGCGTCGTTTGACTTCCTTGACCGCTGAAATTGACGAAGTGCGTGCCAACTACGATGTTGCTCTTCGTGGAAAGCGCTCAGCTGAGCTGGCTTGTGAAGAAGCTGGTACTCGCATCACTGAGTTAAACAACATCAACGTGAGCCTTGCTTCCACTAAGGCTAAGATCGAACAGGAACTCCAGGTCATCGCAAGCGACTACGAGGAAGTCACCAGGGAGCTTCGCGTCAGTGACGAGCGCTACCAGAAAGTTCAG GTAGAGCTTAAGCACACTGTTGAGCTGCTTCATGAAGAACAGGAGCGCGTTGTGAAGATCGAGGCCATTAAGAAGTCCCTTGAAGTGGAAGTTAAG AACCTATCAATTCGCCTTGAGGAAGTTGAAACTAACGCCATTGTGGGCAGCAAGAGAATTATTAGCAAACTTGAGGCTCGCATCAGGGATCTGGAACTGGAACTGGAAGAGGAGAAACGACGACATGCCGAAACCATCAAGATCCTGAGGAAGAAGGAGCGCACGGTCAAGGAAGTGATGATCCAATGCGAGGAGGACCAAAAGAATGTTATCCTTCTGCAGGAGTCTCTGGAAAAGGCCAACAGCAAGATTGCTATGTTCAGGCGTCAACTCCAGGAACAG GAGGGTGTTTCTCAACAATCAGTTACACGTGTCCGTCGCTTCCAACGCGAACTGGAGGCCGCTGAGGATCGTGCCGATGTCGCCGAAACCAACTTGAACTTGATCCGTGCCAAGCATCGCACCTTTGTTACAACATCCTCTGTGCCCGGATCCCAGGTCTACCTCGTCCAGGAGACCAGGACAACCACCGAATAA
- the LOC129801648 gene encoding uncharacterized protein LOC129801648 yields the protein MPRKNPVYILEDICLRHKLPDPKYEDITNEFDEYYEYSVEAFGSVSTGKGESRKVAKQKAAENLLKLAKSDFLPEDMNSNKLQQEGMIGMINYVGAVYEECMKSKLQLPVFDIITLPSKPNRVKFKCTCTVGNVKEEAEGYSKKEAKQAAAYAMMNRLSFKHQSAIKHLDPLGPGSTSEIFLNINPEQYDSAKRLLKNAPSTCDHRRCLEDVLQTLGLSYNFYQHAEDVGGKKVFELKYSAIYVQINEDSTSMYIEALNFLRELLQLN from the exons ATGCCAAGGAAAAACCCAGTTTATATCCTCGAAGACATATGCTTAAGACATAAGCTTCCTGATCCCAAATACGAAGATATTACCAACGAATTCGACGAATACTACGAATATTCTGTTGAG gcaTTTGGAAGCGTATCAACTGGAAAGGGTGAATCTCGTAAGGTTGCGAAACAAAAGGCTGCGGAAAATCTGCTAAAACTGGCAAAGTCAGACTTTCTGCCAGAGGATATGAATTCAAATAAGCTACAACAGGAAGGAATGATCGGAATGATCAATTATGTTGGGGCTGTGTATGAAGAATGCATGAAGTCTAAGCTCCAGCTACCAGTCTTTGATATCATTACGCTTCCGTCAAAACCAAACAGGGTTAAATTTAAATGTACCTGCACAGTTGGGAATGTCAAAGAGGAAGCAGAGGGTTATTCAAAAAAGGAAGCCAAGCAAGCTGCTGCATACGCAATGATGAATCGTTTATCTTTCAAGCACCAGAGTGCCATCAAGCATCTTGACCCTCTTGGCCCAGGATCCACCAGCGAAATCTTTCTGAATATTAACCCGGAGCAGTACGATTCAGCCAAACGTCTCCTGAAGAATGCTCCGTCCACATGCGACCATCGACGTTGCCTGGAAGATGTCCTGCAAACTTTGGGGCTCTCATACAACTTTTATCAACATGCAGAAGATGTCGGCGGAAAGAAGGTGTTTGAATTGAAATACAGTGCAATTTATGTTCAGATAAATGAGGACAGTACCAGCATGTACATTGAAGCCCTGAACTTCCTGCGCGAATTGCTTCAATTAAACTAA
- the LOC129801647 gene encoding queuine tRNA-ribosyltransferase accessory subunit 2: MKFVIESVGKCSGRLGTLSGIERFPELSLKTPILLQTTKGGSFPYLSREVVMLTTDLRETVLSVNLSSTGEMLEAVKSSGNGIASFAALHECLTFFCLRDTGEESKTGHHEKAGVPLFTRHGKKVISPEIFMDFVEAFKPDFFHLLSDGDTSFDSSKKRGIQSVTRTIDFAQKCLEIRNKRENLRKMFVLAPIVGGFSHVNRRKCIEFASSASGIDGFFIDGLHANGETALFVPEKETLEIVKMCTENLPQEKLKMILGSFSPVLVLKMIQLGVDAFDNSLPLLYSLRNRALVFDFYLEKQGEKRKNLHIDLSSEGFREDFSSVLEGCECLTCKEHTKAYLRHLIDCKELLGTILLNIHNFHHYREFFRAIQHHIVKDTLSDLIALIEEQSLEEDYSVIFPPKTINGLKSSKASSANDSEAEEAKEEAK, from the exons ATGAAATTTGTAATAGAAAGTGTCGGTAAATGTTCAGGAAGGCTGGGAACACTGTCTGGGATTGAAAGATTTCCGGAGTTATCACTAAAAACACCAATTTTGCTTCAAACAACTAAA GGAGGAAGTTTTCCCTATTTGTCGAGGGAAGTTGTGATGCTGACAACAGATCTCCGTGAGACTGTTCTATCTGTAAATCTGAGTAGTACGGGGGAGATGTTGGAAGCTGTGAAGAGTTCCGGGAATGGGATCGCGTCTTTCGCAGCTCTGCATGAGTGTTTAACTTTCTTCTGCCTCAGAGACACGGGTGAGGAGTCTAAGACAGGACATCATGAAAAAGCAGGAGTTCCTCTCTTTACGAGACACggaaaaaaagtaatttcacCGGAAATTTTCATGGACTTTGTGGAAGCTTTCAAGCCAGATTTCTTCCATTTGCTCAGCGATGGTGATACGTCTTTTGACTCTTCTAAGAAGAGAGGCATTCAATCAGTGACAAGAACCATTGATTTTGCCCAGAAATGTCTCGAAATTAGGAATAAAAGGGAAAATCTTCGAAAAATGTTCGTTCTGGCGCCGATTGTTGGTGGTTTCTCGCATGTAAATCGCCGGAAATGCATAGAATTTGCTTCTAGTGCTTCAGGGATTGATGGATTTTTTATTGATGGTCTCCACGCAAATGGGGAGACTGCTCTCTTCGTTCCGGAGAAAGAAACTcttgaaattgtaaaaatgtGCACGGAAAATCTCCCTCAAGAGAAACTAAAGATGATCTTGGGATCATTCTCACCTGTCCTAGTGCTTAAGATGATTCAATTGGGAGTTGATGCCTTCGATAATTCCCTCCCATTGCTGTATTCCTTGAGAAATAGAGCATTAGTTTTCGACTTTTATCTGGAAAAGCAAGGAGAAAAACGGAAAAACCTTCATATTGACTTGTCCAGTGAAGGATTCAGGGAAGATTTCAGCTCAGTCCTTGAAGGATGTGAATGCTTAACTTGCAAAGAACACACAAAGGCCTATCTGAGGCATTTAATTGACTGTAAGGAGCTCTTGGGAACGATACTTCTTAACAT TCACAATTTCCATCACTACCGAGAGTTCTTTCGCGCTATTCAGCATCATATCGTCAAAGACACCCTCAGTGACTTAATCGCGTTGATCGAAGAACAAAGTTTAGAGGAGGATTATTCTGTCATTTTCCCACCAAAAACCATAAATGGCTTGAAAAGCTCAAAAGCATCATCTGCAAATGATTCAGAGGCTGAAGAAGCAAAAGAAGAGGCCAAGTAA